Part of the Plasmodium malariae genome assembly, chromosome: 9 genome is shown below.
tgctcATCTCTGTGTTCTTTGAAGTGCACACGTACACAGAGGTACAAGCAAAAACATAAGTAggtacacatgtatattaatgtacacacacatacatacatacatacatacgtaaacaaaaataaatgtgttaTATTACCCTTTGGTACAATTAGCGCGCCAACAATATTGTGATaacattgtttttattttaaaaaaagggaaaagcaGAAGTCATTTTAACATTTGTTCTTGAGTTTTTCGAATGGCATCCTTCCACAGTACAGTATAatttatgttcatttttatacagtataattttaatttaagttGAACTTTTCTAACAATAAACTCAGACCGCGATTGTATGTTAGAagttttattgtatttatagGTTATATTACCCAATCCTATTACCCATGTTGCAATAACTTCTTCATcgtttgaaaaaaaatcataagtTCTTTCCTTCGTACGCAGTGTGAAACATTTATATGGATTAATTCTGTATGCATTGTTATAAAACTGacttaatttaatttttttattttccagttttttcttgttttgcTTTTCAATCAGCCAATACACAGGTCTGCTATTTAAGCCATATTCTATTGATGTGACATcctgcaaaaaaaaaaaaaaaaaaaaaaaaagtaaaataaaataaaatataacgaCAAAAATGAGGTGCGATTGTGTGGGTTCGCAAGAAGACGCAGTGTAACGGCACACACacgtttatatgtatatatgtatgtaaatgcGCATTGCAACCTTCATGTCTATGAGATTCTTCTTTTTGAAGCCCCTCTTTTCCTTGACATTTTTCGTCCACGTAATGAACCGGTTATCAACCATCTTCATGTATAGTAAGACTGGCTTATGAGTAAAGCTGAAATatttgcatttatatattgtcGTGCCTTTGTTCATTTTTGTGAGCTCTTTAAATATTGACTTATCATTCAATCGACCTTGGGcattagaaaataataatgtttttttttttaaattatttctcTGAAGGGTTACTgatgttaatttattttttaattgatcAATGAATTTATTAGCTAGTTcaatattgttaatatttgattcatacatttttaatatttcatcaTCAAACAtaatttccatattttttttttgtcccaAGTATTCATTTTCCCGTTGTTTCACTACATTTACTATGGGTTCCATAAAATTAACATCTAATAGACGAATTAAATCATCACATagattttcattatttaataatttctctTCAATAAGTTGAGCATTTTCCTTAAAAAAGTTTGCATAATTGATAATACTctcttcatttaatttaaatatttgtaacattttattaagaatatataataaattatcaatttttggaataaagaaattatcTGTACTGTCTGTACTTTTGCCCAtcgttttatatttatgtttaacagattcattttcttcttttaattgTTCATTCTGTTTTATCatatcatttaatatttttgagtttttttctaattcatCCCTTAACTGTTCATTCTCTTGTGTACTTTTTTCTAATGAATATTTCAAAGTTACACAttgttctttctttttatttaaaatattttctttctcttCTACATCTTTTATATACTCATAAATTTGACCTTGTAATTCttcatttctctttttaagtatattcatttcttctgttatttttaaactttCTTCACTCTTTATTTGCATAATAGCACATAAATTTTCTATCTTTGTTTGTTTCTCTCTGTATGCATCAACATATGATATACGGTGTTCATCTAATTCTTgatacatattaaataatttgttatatttcgcttctaaattttttattagcaTTTCATAATGTTGAATAGTTAAATTATCTTTCTCCTTAGCATCTATTAAAGTGTATGTATTATCGTGTagatcttttattttatcatttaacaCCTCCTCtttattttctaatatatgtactttttcttttaaaaagcTAGCCAACTTTTTAGactgtatatattttaattttgtgcCATTTACATGTCTATGAGTATCTGTAGtgtcattattatttgaCAGTAAAGTTGTGCAAGACGAATTGTCCTTTGAGTTGATTCGGGACGGGGGTAGCAAAAACGTTTTTACACTTTCGCTAGAAGATTTGTAATTACAGCTACCACTATTATTACAGCTACCACTATTATTACAGCTACCACTATTATTACTGATACATTTGTTACTATTGTTAACATAATTAGTACCGTTAGCATTAT
Proteins encoded:
- the PmUG01_09050400 gene encoding conserved Plasmodium protein, unknown function, translating into MERKKKNYEMVEEGNLCESGKKPRNSVDPLRKLKEEREKLIQWSIKLKNNNSSFLSSEKLDKEKCEEQHSSDDSFGENRRRKEIIQKSIQKNKREVHTDPYYYFDKEKEEEGEKIANMGRLEKEKANSTSAVKFHIQGDMNNNKSLLVNVSNYNLQNLQDLEQEPSMSEENDYLLPNTRKNKVRLKRINKDIYKEDNHNQLDGQDITKTVFTERIFDKKKKNANNKLHYNFSTDSSNKSVYTKSSYNNIKTKISNGYSKNESNIYSKDSLFKKTTGIRGEDSDITASIGRNKKEVSYSSSHDTHNPFGNINNNSSSRSSSNSNYNYNYNYNNDNDNDNDNHNDNHNDNHGGHNKKRIKLTRRTKRTNKNSHASHSLNLGTISDNSNSNSNKKSRNNIKSSNNANGTNYVNNSNKCISNNSGSCNNSGSCNNSGSCNYKSSSESVKTFLLPPSRINSKDNSSCTTLLSNNNDTTDTHRHVNGTKLKYIQSKKLASFLKEKVHILENKEEVLNDKIKDLHDNTYTLIDAKEKDNLTIQHYEMLIKNLEAKYNKLFNMYQELDEHRISYVDAYREKQTKIENLCAIMQIKSEESLKITEEMNILKKRNEELQGQIYEYIKDVEEKENILNKKKEQCVTLKYSLEKSTQENEQLRDELEKNSKILNDMIKQNEQLKEENESVKHKYKTMGKSTDSTDNFFIPKIDNLLYILNKMLQIFKLNEESIINYANFFKENAQLIEEKLLNNENLCDDLIRLLDVNFMEPIVNVVKQRENEYLGQKKNMEIMFDDEILKMYESNINNIELANKFIDQLKNKLTSVTLQRNNLKKKTLLFSNAQGRLNDKSIFKELTKMNKGTTIYKCKYFSFTHKPVLLYMKMVDNRFITWTKNVKEKRGFKKKNLIDMKDVTSIEYGLNSRPVYWLIEKQNKKKLENKKIKLSQFYNNAYRINPYKCFTLRTKERTYDFFSNDEEVIATWVIGLGNITYKYNKTSNIQSRSEFIVRKVQLKLKLYCIKMNINYTVLWKDAIRKTQEQMLK